The Tursiops truncatus isolate mTurTru1 chromosome 6, mTurTru1.mat.Y, whole genome shotgun sequence genome includes a window with the following:
- the LOC109552438 gene encoding uncharacterized protein, with the protein MPASSPPPTPQLFALSSQVSPEMAPGEATSDPWVISSTCPASGLHLTSCLPPVSSGSPPSGCFYSSYFLTTLPLPPVLNVGAHGPRSLGELSHHDHRGDVQTCTPALASLLTHRANRLLVSWCLRWDTLLAPQTQHIRIGAPNETSSWAAHLGDITISLQPGVKSEHPVDASLFSCVLHSCCERGTGSYHFYLLQTTVPFQVLTRMPPAFDSPGGLRCPFSCGPSGAYTGTVEKWKEKKRKEKRKEKKKKKWTGSLEDHLGGAWRTNSQSYSEFLGAIAAGRHPLWPQVSSASCACARVPQTRCVL; encoded by the exons ATGCCCGCCTCgtcacccccacccacccctcagcTCTTTGCACTCTCCTCCCAAGTCTCCCCTGAAATGGCCCCGGGTGAGGCCACCTCTGACCCCTGGGTCATCTCGTCCACTTGTCCAGCTTCTGGGCTTCATCTTACCTCCTGCTTACCCCCTGTCTCCTCTGGTTCACCACCTTCTGGCTGCTTCTACTCCAGCTACTTCTTGACAACTCTTCCTTTGCCCCCTGTCCTGAATGTTGGTGCACATGGACCACGCTCCCTGGGGGAACTCAGCCACCACGACCACAGGGGTGATGTCCAAACCTGCACCCCAGCTCTGGCTTCCCTCTTGACCCACAGAGCCAACCGCCTCCTGGTGTCCTGGTGTCTTCGCTGGGACACCCTTCTGGCCCCACAGACTCAGCACATCCGCATCGGAGCACCTAATGAGACTTCCTCTTGGGCTGCCCATCTCGGGGACATCACCATCAGCCTCCAACCAGGCGTGAAGTCGGAGCATCCTGTAGACGCCTCCCTCTTCTCCTGTGTTCTTCACTCCTGCTGCGAGCGGGGCACCGGGTCCTATCACTTCTACCTTCT GCAAACTACTGTTCCTTTTCAAGTCTTGACTCGGATGCCACCTGCCTTTGACTCCCCTGGAGGTCTCAGGTGCCCCTTCTCCTGTGGTCCTAGTGGAGCTTACACAGGCACCGTGGAA aaatggaaagaaaagaagagaaaagaaaaaaggaaagaaaagaaaaagaaaaagtggactGGAAGTTTGGAAGATCACCTGGGTGGGGCTTGGAGGACCAATAGCCAAAG CTACTCCGAGTTCCTTGGAGCCATTGCTGCGGGCAGACATCCTCTCTGGCCGCAGGTATCGTCAGCAAGCTGTGCGTGCGCCCGGGTGCCGCAGACTCGCTGTGTGCTGTAA